Proteins encoded by one window of Lathyrus oleraceus cultivar Zhongwan6 chromosome 1, CAAS_Psat_ZW6_1.0, whole genome shotgun sequence:
- the LOC127093583 gene encoding uncharacterized protein LOC127093583: MSRSPSFKVRTELSPSVDSESLKRWVVAFCAIRFDLEQGQLVEECYPHGVLSHDEELEIAYSSFPDSVSQHQNRSSIHDCIFFFRICRNAKPPTGNGNASLKSSEYLYGYVFNRQRHDERLKRGGEQKSVVILSHRPYSSVFRPLLQIVGPLFFDIGKKALQHIAAYVSKWPPPLPGQVMDLPIGNASLKVNLPPALSLPVGSGLSFEESASPAVPFLANSQSVLQGLFHDSDLFGSFRGLLLQLWLLWELLLIGEPMLIIAPTPPQCCEAVASLVSLVAPLLCSVDFRPYFTIHDPVFAQLNSIQEGEAFPPVILGVTNLFFLKALRNIPHIVSVGSPPLNSNRVSLSSRSSTGRISGRPEGLGFQQLSLKKFSPSSLLNAVKMRRDGPLCLMTEHKEAIWSTYSATTKPDTSILNRLIDAGLSPRVEESMSVVNNEILRRHFLELTTNFLAPFSPYFRTTIPSEGSSPYTEAPSLPTFDANEFLASLSARGPGKFILKRMKSNWLDLYRRFLNGPNFMPWFRRRRAVAEQEQDRLWRQARIKTDIQLLISKFSEVEIVDSFNLIERLLLKEIQTQQSGKGGDDSMVTIQKLRGDLQAVFNVLSKDMQQVMLSNPQRASLLHGSSEVTNIPGHPVIQVAVVSSTSPR; this comes from the exons ATGAGTAGGTCTCCTTCGTTTAAAGTGAGAACGGAACTGAGTCCGAGTGTTGACTCAGAATCACTGAAACGATGGGTTGTTGCATTTTGTGCTATTAGATTTGATCTCGAACAAGGTCAGCTTGTAGAAGAGTGTTATCCACATGGTGTTCTTTCCCACGATGAGGAACTTGAAATTGCTTATAGTTCCTTCCCGGATTCCGTTTCACAGCATCAAAATCGCTCCAGTATTCATGATTGTATTTTCTTTTTCCGAATTTGCAGGAATGCTAAACCTCCAACTGGTAATGGTAATGCCTCTCTGAAATCTTCTGAGTATTTGTATGGTTATGTGTTTAACAGGCAGAGACATGATGAGAGGCTTAAACGCGGCGGGGAACAAAAATCGGTTGTGATTTTATCTCATAGACCTTATTCTAGTGTTTTTAGACCTTTGTTACAAATTGTAGGTCCTTTGTTTTTTGATATTGGTAAGAAAGCACTTCAGCATATTGCTGCTTATGTTTCAAAATGGCCGCCTCCTCTTCCTGGTCAGGTGATGGATCTTCCTATCGGAAATGCCTCGCTTAAAGTAAACTTACCGCCTGCTCTTAGTTTGCCTGTCGGAAGTGGACTATCTTTTGAGGAGTCTGCTTCCCCGGCGGTGCCTTTTCTTGCAAACAGTCAGTCTGTTCTGCAGGGTCTTTTTCATGATTCGGATCTTTTTGGCTCGTTTCGTGGACTTTTATTACAGCTTTGGTTGTTATGGGAGTTGTTGCTTATTGGTGAACCAATGCTCATCATTGCCCCCACGCCTCCACAATGTTGTGAGGCTGTTGCTAGTCTTGTGAGTTTGGTTGCGCCGTTGCTTTGCAGTGTTGACTTTAGGCCTTATTTTACTATCCATGATCCTGTGTTTGCACAATTAAACTCGATTCAAGAAGGTGAGGCTTTCCCACCGGTGATATTAGGTGTGACAAACCTTTTCTTTCTCAAAGCGCTCCGTAATATTCCACATATTGTCTCGGTTGGAAGCCCTCCTCTTAATTCAAACCGGGTTTCCCTATCGAGTAGATCTTCTACTGGCAGAATTTCTGGTAGACCTGAAGGTCTTGGATTTCAACAACTCTCCCTAAAAAAGTTCTCTCCTTCAAGTTTATTGAATGCGGTTAAGATGCGAAGAGACGGTCCTCTTTGTCTAATGACAGAACATAAGGAAGCTATTTGGAGTACCTACTCTGCTACGACTAAGCCAGATACTTCTATCTTGAACAGGCTTATAGATGCTGGGTTGTCACCAAGAGTTGAGGAGTCAATGTCTGTTGTGAACAATGAAATATTACGGAGACATTTCTTGGAGCTCACAACTAATTTTTTGGCACCCTTTTCCCCGTATTTTAGAACTACAATACCATCAGAAGGATCTTCTCCTTACACAGAAGCTCCTTCTCTACCTACATTTGATGCCAATGAATTTCTTGCTAGTTTATCAGCAAGAGGTCCAGGGAAGTTTATTTTAAAGCGAATGAAATCTAACTGGCTTGACTTATACAG GCGATTCCTGAATGGACCCAACTTTATGCCATGGTTTCGAAGAAGGCGTGCTGTTGCTGAGCAAGAGCAAGATAGATTGTGGAGGCAGGCAAGGATAAAAACTGACATACAACTGCTTATTTCTAAATTTTCCGAGGTTGAAATTGTGGATTCTTTCAATCTTATAGAGAGACTACTCCTCAAAGAAATACAG ACGCAGCAATCTGGAAAGGGAGGGGATGATTCCATGGTTACAATTCAGAAATTAAGGGGAGACCTTCAGGCAGTTTTTAATGTACTATCAAAGGACATGCAACAAGTTATGCTTTCAAATCCCCAAAGGGCATCCCTTCTACATGGAAGTTCAGAAGTGACAAACATTCCTGGACATCCAGTAATACAAGTTGCAGTTGTGTCTTCTACATCACCGAGGTAA